Proteins from a genomic interval of Pseudoruegeria sp. SHC-113:
- a CDS encoding AbrB family transcriptional regulator has translation MPATPLAFLTKDRLSTLALAALGVAAFSLLGLPLPFLFGPMCACLIAALAGVKLQGFGQISAAARTILGVAVGAAITPEVAHQIPAMALSVSLVPIYVAIIAAIGVPFFTRVCGFDRVTAYYGAMPGGLQDMVIFGQEAGGDVRALSLLHATRVLIIVTVAPLLITSVFGASLNNPIGAPAREVPLHELALMAGAALVGWKGGEKIGLFGASILGPMIVTAVLSLTGLIHHRPPAEAILCAQFFIGMVIGVYYVGITFRELRQVVLSGVAFVLILAALATVMAEIVVLAGLAPPLEAFLAFAPGGQAEMTILAIVAGADLGFVIVHHLTRIIVVILGAPIIARRLPQRRG, from the coding sequence TTGCCCGCCACCCCCCTAGCTTTCCTGACCAAAGACCGTCTTTCCACCCTGGCGCTGGCCGCGCTCGGGGTTGCAGCCTTCTCGCTCCTGGGCCTGCCGCTGCCCTTCCTCTTTGGCCCGATGTGCGCCTGCCTGATCGCGGCACTTGCAGGGGTGAAGCTGCAGGGGTTCGGCCAGATCTCCGCCGCCGCGCGCACGATCCTTGGTGTCGCCGTGGGGGCGGCGATCACGCCGGAAGTGGCGCATCAGATCCCGGCGATGGCGCTTTCGGTCTCGCTGGTGCCGATCTACGTGGCGATCATCGCCGCCATCGGCGTGCCCTTCTTCACCCGCGTCTGCGGTTTTGACCGCGTCACCGCCTATTACGGCGCGATGCCCGGCGGGCTGCAGGACATGGTGATCTTCGGGCAGGAAGCCGGCGGCGACGTGCGGGCGCTGTCGCTGCTGCACGCCACCCGCGTGCTGATCATCGTGACCGTGGCCCCGCTGCTGATCACCAGCGTGTTCGGCGCCTCGCTGAACAACCCGATCGGCGCCCCGGCCCGCGAAGTGCCCCTGCACGAGCTGGCCCTGATGGCGGGCGCGGCCCTTGTGGGATGGAAGGGCGGCGAGAAGATCGGCCTCTTCGGTGCCTCCATCCTCGGCCCTATGATTGTGACGGCGGTGCTTTCGCTCACTGGCCTGATCCACCATCGCCCCCCGGCCGAGGCCATCCTTTGCGCGCAGTTCTTCATCGGCATGGTGATCGGCGTCTACTACGTGGGCATCACCTTCCGGGAATTGCGCCAGGTTGTGCTCTCGGGCGTAGCCTTCGTGCTCATCCTCGCCGCGCTGGCCACGGTGATGGCGGAGATTGTGGTGCTCGCCGGCCTCGCGCCACCGCTAGAAGCCTTCCTCGCTTTCGCCCCCGGCGGGCAGGCAGAGATGACGATCCTCGCCATCGTCGCCGGCGCGGACCTCGGCTTCGTCATCGTCCACCACCTAACCCGCATCATCGTCGTCATCCTCGGCGCCCCCATCATCGCGCGACGCTTGCCGCAAAGGCGGGGCTGA
- a CDS encoding LysR family transcriptional regulator encodes MFAPRRFLPSISSLLALEAVERLGSASAAAEELNLTQSAVSRQLKKIEEQMGVSLVLRDGVKLALTPAGVDYVRQVRKALQQIAQASLKLKANPTGGSLDLAILPTFGMHWLAPRLQDFAARHPEVTVNLSTRLRPFDFASEGFHAAIHFGHRNWVGVDYLPLKREDVVAVGAPGLLGDAPLTAEALSRLPLLHLETRPDAWERWFAAQGVDGLHPRGTLFDQFSTMAQAAAHGLGLALLPRYLAENYLASGDLRLAHAGQGPDLGGYFLVWPKEQAEAQPLATFRGWLEGQSEWGPV; translated from the coding sequence ATGTTCGCGCCGCGCCGCTTCCTGCCCTCGATTTCCTCCCTGCTGGCTTTGGAGGCCGTGGAGCGGCTGGGCAGCGCCTCGGCGGCCGCCGAAGAGCTGAACCTCACCCAAAGCGCGGTGAGCCGCCAGCTGAAGAAGATCGAAGAGCAGATGGGCGTCTCGCTGGTGCTGCGCGATGGGGTGAAGCTGGCACTCACCCCGGCGGGCGTGGACTATGTGCGGCAGGTGCGTAAAGCGCTGCAGCAGATCGCGCAGGCCTCGTTGAAGCTGAAGGCGAACCCCACCGGCGGCAGCCTCGATCTGGCGATCCTGCCCACCTTCGGGATGCATTGGCTCGCGCCGCGCCTGCAGGATTTCGCCGCACGCCACCCGGAGGTGACGGTCAACCTCTCCACCCGCCTGCGGCCCTTCGATTTCGCGTCCGAGGGCTTTCACGCGGCCATTCACTTCGGTCATAGGAACTGGGTCGGCGTGGACTATCTGCCGCTCAAGCGCGAGGACGTCGTCGCTGTGGGTGCACCGGGGCTGCTGGGCGATGCGCCGCTCACTGCCGAGGCACTGTCGCGCTTGCCGCTGTTGCATCTGGAAACCCGCCCTGACGCCTGGGAGCGCTGGTTCGCCGCGCAAGGGGTCGACGGGCTGCATCCGCGCGGCACCTTGTTTGACCAGTTCTCCACCATGGCGCAGGCGGCGGCGCACGGGCTGGGGCTCGCGCTGCTGCCGCGCTATCTGGCGGAGAATTACCTCGCTTCAGGTGATCTTCGGCTGGCCCATGCGGGGCAGGGGCCGGATCTGGGGGGGTATTTTCTGGTCTGGCCGAAGGAACAGGCCGAGGCACAGCCGCTGGCCACTTTCCGCGGCTGGCTCGAGGGGCAATCGGAATGGGGCCCGGTCTGA
- a CDS encoding ABC-F family ATP-binding cassette domain-containing protein — translation MARAPLLQLSDISLTFGGDPVFDDLSLVVQPGDRVALVGRNGSGKSTLMKVMAALVEPDKGSRVVPPGTSVGYMEQDPDLSGFETLGAFAASGLEASEAYRVDVVAEGLKFLPETQVEAASGGERRRAALAKLLAEDPDLMLLDEPTNHLDIEAIQWLEDELRETRKAFVLISHDRAFLNALTRATLWVDRGQVRRQEKGFEAFEAWRDKTWEEEDEARHKLNRKIKAEARWAVEGISARRKRNQGRLRALHAMKADRAAQIRRQGTAALELEAAPQSGKKVIEAVGLEKRFGNKVILSGFDLKVQRGDRVAFVGPNGVGKTTLLKMLIGEVEPDAGTVSLGTKLEMAVFDQNRARLDPDKSLWDNLASDPLLGVSGRSDQVMVRGTPKHVVGYLKEFLFDESQARAPVRALSGGEKARLLLAKIMARESNLLVLDEPTNDLDVETLDLLQDVLGEYEGTVLLVSHDRDFIDRVAATTVAMEGDGKATVYAGGWSDYRAQRAEAAPRAGDKPQKPAASKPTPAPAQADVKTPAQPAETEALSFTEKKRLAALPAEIERLEAEIAKLTDFMSDPDLFTKEPLKFKKASEALVERQQALSEREEEWLMLEEKASA, via the coding sequence ATGGCACGTGCACCCCTTCTCCAGCTTTCCGACATCTCCCTCACTTTTGGGGGCGATCCCGTTTTCGACGATCTTTCGCTGGTGGTTCAGCCCGGCGACCGGGTGGCCCTCGTGGGGCGCAACGGGTCGGGAAAATCGACGCTGATGAAGGTCATGGCGGCGCTGGTGGAGCCTGACAAAGGCAGCCGCGTGGTACCGCCGGGCACCTCGGTGGGCTATATGGAGCAGGATCCGGACCTCTCCGGCTTTGAAACGCTGGGCGCCTTTGCCGCCAGCGGGTTGGAGGCCAGCGAGGCGTATCGGGTGGATGTGGTGGCAGAGGGGCTGAAGTTCTTGCCCGAGACACAGGTTGAGGCGGCCTCCGGCGGGGAGCGGCGGCGCGCGGCGCTGGCGAAACTGCTGGCGGAAGACCCGGACCTGATGCTGCTCGACGAGCCGACCAACCATCTGGATATCGAGGCCATTCAATGGCTTGAGGACGAGCTACGCGAGACGCGCAAGGCTTTCGTGCTGATCAGCCACGACCGCGCCTTCCTGAACGCCCTCACCCGCGCCACGCTTTGGGTGGATCGCGGGCAGGTGCGGCGGCAGGAAAAGGGCTTTGAGGCCTTCGAGGCCTGGCGCGACAAGACCTGGGAAGAGGAAGACGAGGCGCGCCACAAGCTCAACCGCAAGATCAAGGCCGAGGCCCGCTGGGCGGTGGAGGGCATCTCGGCCCGCCGCAAGCGCAACCAGGGCCGCCTTCGCGCCTTGCACGCGATGAAAGCCGACCGCGCCGCGCAGATCCGCCGTCAGGGCACGGCGGCGCTGGAGCTGGAAGCCGCGCCGCAATCGGGCAAGAAGGTGATCGAGGCCGTCGGGCTGGAGAAGCGCTTTGGCAACAAGGTGATCCTGTCGGGCTTCGATCTGAAGGTGCAGCGCGGTGACCGTGTGGCCTTCGTTGGCCCCAATGGCGTGGGCAAGACGACGCTGCTGAAGATGCTGATCGGCGAGGTTGAGCCAGATGCGGGCACGGTCTCGCTGGGCACCAAGCTTGAGATGGCGGTGTTTGATCAGAACCGCGCGCGGCTCGATCCCGACAAGAGCCTGTGGGACAACCTCGCCAGCGATCCGCTGCTGGGGGTTTCCGGGCGTTCGGATCAGGTGATGGTGCGCGGCACGCCCAAACATGTGGTGGGCTACCTGAAGGAGTTCCTGTTCGACGAAAGCCAGGCACGTGCGCCGGTGCGCGCGCTGTCGGGAGGCGAGAAGGCGCGGCTCCTGCTCGCCAAGATCATGGCGCGTGAAAGCAACCTGCTGGTGCTCGACGAGCCGACGAACGATTTGGACGTGGAGACGCTCGATCTGCTGCAGGACGTTTTGGGCGAATACGAAGGCACCGTGCTTCTGGTCAGCCACGACCGGGATTTCATCGACCGCGTGGCCGCGACCACGGTGGCGATGGAGGGCGATGGCAAGGCCACCGTTTACGCCGGGGGCTGGAGCGACTACCGCGCTCAGCGTGCCGAGGCGGCCCCGCGTGCTGGCGACAAACCGCAGAAGCCCGCAGCAAGCAAACCCACCCCCGCACCGGCACAGGCTGACGTGAAGACACCGGCGCAGCCTGCTGAAACCGAAGCGCTTTCCTTCACCGAGAAGAAGCGTCTTGCCGCGCTGCCCGCCGAGATCGAGCGGCTGGAGGCGGAGATTGCCAAGCTGACGGATTTCATGTCGGACCCGGACCTGTTCACCAAGGAGCCGCTCAAGTTTAAGAAGGCCAGCGAGGCGCTGGTGGAGCGGCAGCAGGCGCTTTCGGAGCGGGAAGAGGAATGGCTGATGCTGGAGGAGAAAGCCTCAGCCTGA
- a CDS encoding GntR family transcriptional regulator, with protein MSGAAKGDGRQGQSAYASLLAEIGRGDLRPGDRLTETDIAARLGISRTPVREAIRQLETEGLVAHVPRVGAAVRSLDYAEVMELYEMRVVLEGTAARLAARAASDIEIAELSVINAEMGAQVEDAARAYALNRQFHVTLTQAAKNRFLARSMEGLERTLMILGPSTLRREARAREAVAEHEAVLIALRARDQDGAEAAMRAHVEAAQRSRLRQLRAES; from the coding sequence ATGAGCGGCGCAGCCAAAGGAGACGGGCGGCAGGGCCAGAGCGCCTATGCCAGCCTTCTGGCCGAGATCGGGCGTGGCGATCTGCGCCCGGGGGATCGGCTCACCGAGACCGACATCGCCGCGCGGCTCGGGATCAGCCGCACGCCGGTGCGCGAGGCGATCCGGCAGCTCGAAACCGAGGGGCTCGTGGCCCATGTGCCGCGCGTCGGGGCGGCCGTGCGCAGCCTTGATTACGCCGAGGTCATGGAGCTTTACGAGATGCGCGTGGTGCTGGAGGGCACGGCGGCGCGGCTGGCGGCCCGTGCGGCCTCTGACATCGAGATCGCCGAGCTCTCCGTCATCAACGCCGAGATGGGCGCGCAGGTGGAGGATGCCGCGCGCGCCTATGCGCTGAACCGACAGTTCCACGTTACCCTCACACAGGCCGCGAAGAACCGGTTTCTTGCCCGCTCGATGGAAGGGCTGGAGCGCACGCTGATGATCCTCGGCCCCTCAACCCTGCGTCGTGAAGCGCGCGCGCGGGAGGCGGTGGCGGAGCATGAGGCGGTGCTGATTGCCTTGCGGGCACGTGATCAGGACGGGGCGGAGGCCGCCATGCGGGCCCATGTGGAGGCCGCGCAGCGTTCTCGTCTGCGCCAGTTGCGCGCGGAAAGCTAG
- the metZ gene encoding O-succinylhomoserine sulfhydrylase: MSKDWNPRTKLVHAGTRRSQYGEVAEAIYLTQGFVYDTAEQAEARFIEIGEDEFIYARYGNPTVRMFEERIAALEGAEDAFATASGMAAVNGALVSMLKAGDHVVSSRALFGSCLYILEEILTRYGVEVTFVDGTDLDQWRAAVRDHTKAVFLETVSNPTLEVIDLKSVSEIAHAKGALVLVDNVFATPVFSRAFENGADVVIYSATKHIDGQGRCLGGVVLGSKDFIRGTLEPYLKHTGGSMSPFNAWVMLKGMETLDLRCRAQAESAQAVAEALQAHAKVKKVIYPFLDSHPQTAIAKAQMEKGGTVVSVEVEGGQEGAFRFLNALEVFTISNNLGDAKSLVTHPATTTHQRLPEDQKQYLGITPGLVRVSLGIESTADLIADLEQALAAI; this comes from the coding sequence ATGAGCAAGGATTGGAACCCGCGCACGAAACTCGTCCATGCCGGCACGCGCCGCAGCCAGTACGGCGAGGTGGCCGAGGCGATCTACCTGACGCAGGGCTTCGTGTATGACACCGCCGAGCAGGCGGAGGCGCGCTTCATCGAGATCGGCGAGGATGAGTTCATCTACGCCCGCTACGGCAACCCCACCGTGCGCATGTTCGAAGAGCGCATCGCGGCGCTGGAAGGCGCGGAAGATGCTTTCGCCACGGCCTCCGGCATGGCCGCCGTCAACGGCGCGCTGGTGTCGATGCTGAAAGCCGGCGATCACGTTGTTTCCTCCCGCGCGCTCTTCGGTTCCTGCCTTTACATTCTCGAAGAGATCCTGACCCGCTACGGCGTGGAGGTCACCTTCGTGGATGGTACCGACCTGGACCAGTGGCGCGCCGCCGTGCGAGACCATACCAAGGCCGTCTTCCTTGAAACCGTCTCCAACCCGACGCTGGAAGTCATTGATCTGAAATCTGTTTCCGAGATCGCCCACGCCAAGGGCGCGCTCGTGCTGGTCGATAACGTCTTTGCCACGCCCGTCTTCTCGCGCGCCTTTGAAAACGGCGCAGATGTAGTGATTTACTCGGCCACCAAACACATCGACGGGCAGGGACGCTGCCTTGGCGGCGTGGTGCTCGGCAGCAAGGATTTCATCCGCGGCACGCTGGAGCCCTACCTCAAGCACACCGGCGGCTCGATGTCGCCATTCAACGCCTGGGTGATGCTCAAGGGCATGGAAACGCTCGATCTGCGCTGCCGCGCGCAGGCCGAAAGCGCGCAGGCCGTGGCCGAGGCGCTGCAGGCACACGCGAAAGTGAAGAAGGTGATCTACCCCTTCCTCGACAGCCACCCCCAGACCGCCATCGCCAAGGCGCAGATGGAGAAGGGCGGCACCGTGGTGTCGGTCGAGGTCGAAGGCGGGCAAGAAGGCGCGTTCCGCTTCCTCAACGCTTTGGAAGTCTTCACGATTTCCAACAATCTGGGCGATGCGAAAAGCCTTGTCACCCACCCGGCCACCACCACGCACCAGCGCCTGCCGGAGGATCAGAAACAATATCTCGGCATCACGCCGGGGCTCGTGCGCGTGTCGCTTGGGATCGAGAGCACGGCCGATCTGATCGCCGATCTGGAGCAGGCGCTGGCCGCCATCTAG
- a CDS encoding acyl-CoA dehydrogenase encodes MNDHTPRLRAKDAPGLAGFKWDDAFLLEDQLFEEERMLRDAAHGFAQSTLQPRVTADYEAEASDPAIFRQMGEAGLLGATIPEEHGGLGAGYVTYGLIAREIERVDSGYRSMMSVQSSLVMYPIYAYGSEEQRQKYLPKLASGEWIGCFGLTEPDAGSDPAGMKTRAEKTATGYRLTGAKMWISNSPIADVFVVWAKSEAHGGKIRGFVLEKGMKGLSAPKILHKLSLRASITGEIVMDGVEVGEEALLPNVEGLKGPFGCLNRARYGISWGVMGAAEFCWHAARQYGLDRKQFDRPLAQTQLFQLKLANMQTEITLGLQGSLRVGRLMDEARTAPEMISLMKRNNCGKALEIARHARDMHGGNGISAEFQVIRHMVNLETVNTYEGTHDVHALILGRAQTGLQAFF; translated from the coding sequence ATGAACGATCACACCCCCCGCCTGCGCGCCAAGGATGCCCCCGGCCTTGCCGGTTTCAAATGGGACGATGCCTTCCTGCTGGAGGATCAACTGTTTGAGGAAGAGCGCATGCTGCGCGATGCCGCCCATGGCTTTGCGCAATCCACGCTGCAGCCGCGCGTGACGGCGGATTACGAGGCCGAGGCCAGCGATCCGGCGATCTTCCGCCAGATGGGCGAAGCGGGCCTTCTGGGCGCGACGATCCCGGAAGAACACGGCGGGCTGGGTGCGGGCTACGTGACCTACGGCCTCATCGCGCGGGAAATCGAGCGGGTGGATTCGGGCTACCGCTCCATGATGAGCGTGCAAAGCTCGCTCGTGATGTATCCGATCTACGCTTACGGCAGCGAAGAACAGCGCCAGAAATACCTGCCCAAGCTCGCCAGCGGCGAATGGATCGGCTGCTTCGGCCTGACAGAGCCCGATGCTGGCTCGGACCCGGCAGGCATGAAGACCCGCGCCGAGAAAACGGCCACGGGCTACCGGCTGACGGGCGCCAAGATGTGGATCTCCAACAGCCCGATCGCCGATGTTTTTGTCGTCTGGGCGAAATCGGAAGCCCACGGCGGCAAGATCCGCGGCTTCGTGCTGGAGAAGGGCATGAAGGGGCTCTCCGCGCCCAAGATCTTGCACAAGCTGTCCCTGCGCGCGTCGATCACCGGCGAGATCGTGATGGATGGCGTTGAGGTCGGCGAAGAGGCGCTGCTGCCCAATGTGGAAGGGCTGAAAGGCCCCTTCGGCTGCCTCAATCGCGCCCGCTACGGCATCAGCTGGGGCGTGATGGGCGCGGCGGAGTTCTGCTGGCACGCCGCGCGCCAATACGGGCTGGACCGCAAGCAATTCGACCGCCCGCTGGCGCAGACGCAGCTGTTCCAGCTCAAGCTCGCCAATATGCAGACGGAGATCACGCTCGGCCTGCAGGGCTCCTTGCGCGTCGGCCGCCTGATGGACGAAGCCCGCACCGCGCCCGAGATGATCTCGCTCATGAAGCGCAACAACTGCGGCAAGGCGCTGGAGATCGCCCGCCACGCGCGCGACATGCACGGCGGCAACGGCATCAGCGCCGAGTTCCAGGTGATCCGCCATATGGTGAACCTTGAAACGGTGAACACCTATGAAGGCACCCACGATGTGCATGCGCTGATCCTTGGCCGGGCACAGACCGGCCTGCAGGCGTTCTTCTAA
- a CDS encoding NAD(P)/FAD-dependent oxidoreductase, translating to MASPQPEGNLWQDSCAESFAAAALAADTQADLLIIGGGFSGCAAALAAAKAGASVALLEARTIGYGGSGRNVGLVNAGLWLPPEEINDALGITAGEALTARLALAPDRVFNLIADHGIACEATRAGTLHCAHAASGLTDLASRHAQLGTRGAPVELLGESETAKRTGSTAFSGALFDPRAGTIQPLGYVRGLARAATEAGALIREHSPVLRLTRGNGLWQATTAGGTLSAPRLLLATNAYHAAAAGLPAPAHVPVHYFQLATAPLGEAAAHILPGGEGAWDTALVMSSFRRDAAGRLIIGGIGNLDHGAGIAHRNWAARKLARLFPSLAGVPLQHAWHGRIAMTGDHVPRILHLGAGGLALFGYSGRGIGPGTVFGEAAAQALLSGDLSDLPLAPVNSHSERATHLRAAWYEAGATLTHLLGARG from the coding sequence ATGGCCAGCCCGCAGCCCGAAGGCAATCTCTGGCAGGACAGCTGCGCGGAAAGTTTTGCGGCCGCCGCGCTTGCGGCGGATACGCAGGCCGACCTGCTGATCATCGGCGGCGGCTTCTCAGGCTGCGCGGCGGCGCTTGCGGCAGCCAAAGCCGGGGCCAGCGTGGCGCTTCTGGAAGCCAGAACAATCGGTTACGGCGGATCGGGCCGCAATGTGGGGCTGGTGAACGCCGGGCTCTGGCTGCCGCCGGAGGAGATCAACGACGCCCTTGGCATCACGGCAGGCGAGGCCCTCACCGCCCGCCTCGCGCTCGCGCCAGACCGTGTGTTCAACCTGATCGCTGACCATGGCATCGCCTGTGAAGCCACGCGCGCAGGAACGCTTCACTGCGCCCATGCGGCTTCCGGCCTGACGGATCTGGCCAGCCGCCACGCCCAACTCGGCACACGCGGCGCGCCGGTGGAACTGCTCGGTGAGTCCGAAACCGCCAAACGCACCGGCAGCACCGCCTTCTCGGGCGCGCTGTTTGATCCCCGTGCCGGAACGATCCAGCCCCTTGGTTACGTGCGCGGCCTCGCGCGCGCCGCCACAGAGGCCGGGGCTTTGATCCGCGAACACAGCCCCGTGCTGCGCCTGACGCGCGGCAACGGGCTGTGGCAGGCCACAACGGCGGGTGGCACCTTAAGCGCGCCCCGCCTCCTGCTGGCCACCAACGCCTATCACGCCGCCGCCGCCGGCCTGCCCGCCCCCGCCCATGTGCCGGTGCACTATTTCCAGCTCGCCACCGCGCCCCTGGGCGAAGCGGCCGCCCACATCCTGCCCGGCGGCGAAGGCGCGTGGGATACGGCGCTGGTGATGTCCTCGTTCCGGCGCGATGCGGCCGGGCGGCTGATCATCGGCGGCATCGGCAATCTGGACCATGGCGCAGGCATCGCGCATCGTAACTGGGCCGCGCGCAAACTGGCGCGGCTCTTCCCAAGCCTCGCAGGCGTGCCGCTGCAACACGCCTGGCACGGGCGCATCGCCATGACGGGCGATCACGTGCCGCGCATCCTGCACCTTGGCGCGGGCGGGCTGGCGCTTTTTGGCTACTCGGGGCGCGGCATCGGCCCCGGCACGGTGTTTGGCGAGGCCGCTGCGCAGGCGCTGCTTTCAGGCGACCTCTCAGATCTGCCCCTCGCCCCGGTGAACAGCCATTCCGAACGTGCCACGCACCTGCGCGCGGCATGGTACGAGGCCGGGGCCACGCTCACCCACCTTTTGGGCGCACGCGGCTAG
- a CDS encoding MarR family winged helix-turn-helix transcriptional regulator: protein MDRAQKARQQWETELGGLDYLPMEIFGRLSEASLLFRRDWLEPLLAEHGVQSGEFDVLATLRRAGAPYALTPTELFEAAMISSGGMTSRLDRLERSGWIKRAPNPNDRRGTIVSLTEAGKSLVDTIVPAHLANEAKALSLLSDTQMQRLNILMARLIESLQKPHEGDDGAA, encoded by the coding sequence ATGGATCGCGCCCAGAAGGCACGGCAGCAATGGGAAACGGAGCTTGGTGGGCTGGACTACCTTCCGATGGAGATTTTCGGCCGTTTGAGCGAGGCCTCGCTGCTGTTTCGCAGGGATTGGCTTGAGCCGCTTCTGGCGGAGCATGGCGTGCAATCCGGCGAGTTCGACGTGCTCGCCACGCTGCGCCGCGCCGGAGCGCCTTACGCGCTGACACCCACGGAACTCTTTGAAGCAGCGATGATTTCTTCAGGCGGGATGACAAGCCGGCTGGACCGGCTGGAGCGCAGCGGCTGGATCAAACGTGCCCCCAACCCCAACGACAGGCGCGGCACGATCGTTTCGCTTACAGAGGCTGGCAAGTCGCTGGTGGACACCATCGTCCCTGCCCATCTGGCGAACGAGGCCAAAGCGCTCTCGCTGTTGTCGGACACGCAGATGCAGCGGCTCAATATCCTGATGGCCCGGCTGATCGAGAGCCTGCAGAAGCCGCATGAGGGCGACGACGGGGCCGCCTGA
- the folE2 gene encoding GTP cyclohydrolase FolE2: MNIQVSRHHEAPTREEAEKALATLRDWAAKASYTEVAELDPTVSRLLPQEGRANYPALARAYPEEFRVDDAYKATLPDLQNGPESLIRGERRAIQHVGISNFRLPIRFHTRDNGDLTLETSVTGTVSLEAEKKGINMSRIMRTFYKHAERTFSFEVIEAALDDYKTDLESFDARIQMRFSFPLKVSSLRSGLSGFQYYDIALELVEIDGVRRRIVHLDYVYSSTCPCSLELSEHARQFRGQLATPHSQRSVARISVELEAGQPCLWFEDLVDLCRAAVPTETQVMVKREDEQAFAELNAANPIFVEDAARLFAEQLSADARIGDYRVIASHQESLHSHDAVSVLTQGGTFASESLDPKLFNTLFHVG, encoded by the coding sequence ATGAACATTCAGGTTTCTCGTCACCACGAGGCCCCGACGCGGGAAGAAGCCGAGAAGGCGCTTGCCACGCTCAGGGATTGGGCCGCCAAGGCCAGCTACACCGAGGTGGCCGAACTGGACCCGACCGTCTCGCGCCTTCTGCCGCAGGAGGGCCGGGCGAACTACCCGGCACTGGCCCGCGCCTACCCGGAAGAATTCCGGGTTGACGACGCCTATAAGGCGACGCTGCCCGATCTGCAGAACGGCCCCGAAAGCCTGATCCGTGGCGAGCGCCGCGCAATCCAGCACGTGGGGATTTCGAATTTCCGCCTGCCGATCCGTTTTCACACCCGCGACAACGGCGATCTGACGCTCGAAACCTCGGTCACCGGCACGGTGAGCCTTGAGGCCGAGAAGAAGGGCATCAACATGTCCCGGATCATGCGCACCTTCTACAAACACGCCGAGCGCACTTTCAGCTTCGAGGTGATCGAGGCGGCGCTGGACGACTACAAGACGGATCTGGAAAGCTTCGACGCCCGCATCCAGATGCGCTTTTCCTTCCCTTTGAAGGTCTCCTCTCTGCGCTCCGGACTCTCTGGCTTTCAATATTACGACATCGCGCTGGAATTGGTGGAGATCGACGGCGTGCGCCGCCGCATCGTGCATCTGGACTATGTTTATTCCTCCACATGCCCTTGCTCGCTGGAGCTGTCCGAGCACGCCCGCCAGTTCCGGGGCCAGCTGGCCACGCCGCATTCGCAGCGCTCCGTGGCGCGGATCTCGGTGGAACTGGAAGCGGGCCAGCCCTGCCTCTGGTTCGAGGATCTTGTGGATCTCTGCCGCGCCGCCGTGCCCACCGAAACGCAGGTCATGGTGAAGCGTGAGGACGAACAGGCTTTTGCAGAGCTGAACGCCGCCAACCCGATCTTCGTGGAAGACGCCGCCCGGCTCTTTGCCGAGCAGCTATCCGCGGATGCGCGGATTGGCGACTACCGGGTGATCGCCAGCCATCAGGAAAGCCTGCACAGCCATGATGCGGTGAGCGTGTTGACCCAAGGCGGCACATTCGCCTCCGAAAGCCTGGATCCCAAGCTTTTCAACACGCTCTTCCACGTCGGCTGA
- a CDS encoding DMT family transporter — MTLHAKVEPIPGRTPVFLAPLLLLSVGALLALSIVVAAQAVASGGQALPFLTAASALSAGILLGVVWLRALPARVDARVLEYGLVAGGLFALPNALGFLAVRHVGVGFYALSFAFPILATYAIALLLTMERFSPQRFMAVLLGVAGAALLAAGKLAPDPTGGSREALWVAITLALPLVIALGNIYRTRRWPEGRAPIFLAAAMLAGAAFWVGLFLLLAPAARAPSAMPLAWLAAETAIFSVLYVLYFLLQRMAGPVYLSQIGSVAAVMGAGIAILILGEAPPANLAVAATLIAAGVFLFQSAARKRAGA, encoded by the coding sequence ATGACCCTGCACGCGAAAGTCGAGCCGATCCCGGGCCGCACCCCTGTTTTTCTTGCCCCGCTGTTGCTGCTTTCCGTCGGCGCGCTGCTGGCGCTTTCCATCGTCGTTGCGGCGCAGGCGGTGGCGTCGGGCGGGCAGGCGCTGCCCTTCCTGACGGCGGCGAGCGCGCTTTCGGCGGGGATTCTGCTTGGTGTGGTCTGGTTGCGGGCCCTGCCTGCGCGCGTGGATGCGCGAGTGCTGGAATACGGGCTGGTGGCAGGCGGGCTGTTCGCGCTGCCCAACGCGCTGGGCTTTTTGGCGGTGCGCCACGTGGGCGTGGGGTTCTACGCGCTTTCCTTCGCTTTCCCGATCCTTGCCACCTATGCCATCGCGCTGCTGCTGACGATGGAGCGCTTCTCGCCCCAGCGCTTCATGGCCGTGCTACTGGGCGTGGCCGGGGCGGCGTTGCTGGCTGCAGGCAAGCTTGCGCCTGATCCCACGGGAGGCAGCCGTGAGGCCCTCTGGGTCGCGATCACGCTGGCGCTGCCCCTCGTGATCGCACTGGGGAACATCTACCGCACGCGGCGCTGGCCCGAAGGGCGCGCGCCGATCTTCCTCGCCGCCGCGATGCTGGCCGGGGCGGCCTTTTGGGTCGGGCTATTCCTGCTGCTTGCGCCAGCCGCACGCGCGCCCTCTGCCATGCCGCTCGCGTGGTTGGCGGCAGAAACGGCCATCTTCTCGGTGCTTTACGTGCTCTACTTCCTGCTGCAACGCATGGCCGGGCCTGTCTACCTGAGCCAGATCGGATCCGTCGCAGCCGTCATGGGCGCGGGAATCGCCATCCTGATCCTTGGGGAAGCGCCCCCGGCCAATCTTGCCGTGGCCGCAACGCTCATCGCCGCAGGTGTATTCCTGTTTCAGTCGGCCGCGCGCAAGCGCGCTGGCGCTTGA